One genomic window of Arvicanthis niloticus isolate mArvNil1 chromosome 24, mArvNil1.pat.X, whole genome shotgun sequence includes the following:
- the LOC143437466 gene encoding uncharacterized protein LOC143437466 — MRKSSNTSRMIIMTAVITVVITSVNTTTTTIIITIIIITNIIIITVIMITTVISTISIITKFYHPGKESILQLLNSSTIGPASEVTKTSLFPSPPFLNAKDGNPTHGAHPANEKMKCPAGETLGASANSRLVILT; from the exons ATGAGGAAGAGTTCCAATACAAGTAGGATGATCATCATGACGGCCGTCATCACTGTCGTCATCACATCtgtcaacaccaccaccaccaccatcatcatcaccatcataatCATCACCAACATCATAATCATCACTGTCATCATGATCACCACCGTCATCAGTACCATCTCCATCATTACAAAG TTTTACCACCCAGGGAAAGAATCGATTCTCCAGTTGCTGAATTCGAGCACCATCGGCCCTGCATCAGAAGTGACAAAGACCTCATTGTTTCCATCTCCACCATTCTTGAATGCCAAAGATGGGAATCCCACTCATGGGGCACACCCAGCTAATGAGAAGATGAAGTGCCCAGCAGGGGAAACTTTAGGTGCTTCTGCTAACAGCAGACTGGTTATCCTGACATAG